Proteins encoded together in one Asterias rubens chromosome 4, eAstRub1.3, whole genome shotgun sequence window:
- the LOC117289639 gene encoding MTOR-associated protein MEAK7-like, translating to MGQSPSSSAKDQEVTKGTQGKGSSSSLLSEHELEELNQTFRKICQPNKVEDGFTLPQLQGFIGGKLPSSIVLKLHKEMKAKNIPDEIKISRNAFVMTMGCLMNGTVDQQSGLMFSLFADEGTNAVSVGHLSKLIGSLLQSYEEALKTCNQMKNWDLVCTPESNKNFIDLVMRMFSAGGKTTGSPVSKEEFERWLQQTPLMQKVFTALFHLCFVDTSKTPAAAASSDDCSDSSVLFHMPCLPACLDIDWRRVRSQLHIPTLLILNHHLPRHLQDQWRFCFSSNLHGASFATLLSHIKNKGPTVVLVRDTDGNVFGGFASQSWELGPSFVGSSSCFLFSLAPKVGFHEPSGQNDHYMYLNIDQQTLPNGLGMGGQFDYFGLWINQEFGEGHSRARPKCTTYDSPQLSSKEDFTIETVEVWAVGPLPKKPQEEDEDEKKSVLDKNPEAQALLELIGKERKSEGLREEDPTADIPAIHEMPTR from the exons ATGGGACAGTCCCCCAGCTCATCAGCCAAAGACCAGGAAGTGACGAAAGGGACACAAGGGAAGGGATCTTCATCAAGTCTCCTCTCAGAGCATGAACTTGAAGAACTCAACCAAACGTTCAGGAAAATATGTCAACCTAACAAAGTGGAGGATGGTTTCACACTACCACAGCTTCAG GGCTTCATCGGAGGAAAGCTCCCATCCTCCATCGTTCTAAAACTCCACAAAGAGATGAAGGCCAAAAATATACCAGACGAGATCAAAATATCTCGGAACGCGTTTGTCATGACGATGGGTTGTTTGATGAACGGGACTGTGGATCAACAGAGTGGATTGATGTTTTCGCTGTTTGCTGACGAGGGCACGAACGCTGTGTCTGTCGGTCATCTGTCAAAG CTCATAGGCTCCTTGCTACAATCTTATGAAGAGGCGTTAAAAACCTGTAATCAGATGAAGAACTGGGACTTAGTCTGCACACCGGAATCCAACAAGAACTTCATCGACCTGGTCATGAGGATGTTTAGTGCTG GAGGAAAGACAACGGGCTCACCAGTGAGTAAGGAGGAGTTTGAGCGTTGGCTTCAACAGACTCCACTCATGCAGAAAGTCTTCACGGCTTTGTTTCATCTCTGCTTTGTTGACACTTCTAAAACACCTGCTGCT GCGGCATCATCTGATGACTGCTCAGACTCGTCTGTTCTTTTCCACATGCCGTGCTTACCGGCCTGTCTGGATATTGACTGGCGTCGAGTACGCAGCCAGCTCCACATTCCTACCCTACTCATTCTCAACCATCATCTACCCCGGCACCTTCAAGACCAGTGGCGTTTCTGTTTCTCATCCAACCTCCACGGCGCTAGCTTTGCCACTTTGCTGTCGCATATTAAAAACAAGGGTCCCACGGTTGTGCTGGTGCGAGACACAGACGGGAATGTCTTTGGGGGCTTTGCGTCACAGAGCTGGGAACTTGGCCCTAGTTTTGTCG GTTCGAGCAGCTGCTTCTTGTTCAGTCTGGCACCCAAGGTCGGTTTCCATGAACCCAGCGGGCAGAATGACcactacatgtatctcaacattgacCAACAGACACTGCCCAATGGTCTG GGTATGGGCGGCCAGTTTGACTACTTTGGACTGTGGATAAATCAGGAGTTTGGTGAAGGGCATAGCCGTGCCAGACCTAAATGCACCACGTATGACAGCCCTCAGTTATCATCCAAGGAGGACTTCACGATTGAAACAGTTGAAGTGTGGGCTGTTGGTCCACTGCCAAAGAAACCACAG GAGGAGGACGAAGATGAAAAGAAGAGTGTGCTGGATAAGAACCCGGAGGCTCAGGCTCTGCTTGAGCTGATCGGAAAAGAGAGAAAGAGTGAAGGGCTCCGAGAAGAGGATCCCACTGCCGACATTCCAGCCATCCATGAAATGCCTACCAGATAG
- the LOC117289420 gene encoding gamma-soluble NSF attachment protein-like, with amino-acid sequence MATNKKTAEAEEHVRQAEKCIKTSWTKWKADFDGAAHEYEKAGLCYRHAKTYEKAKEMYMKAADCHRQCKALFHAGKAYEQAAVALKDMKEYEEAVHLIKRAAMLYREHGTGDTAAISLEKAAKMIETINASEACNLYISASEIAENEERLRQAVELLSKAARLSVKARDFDKALQLLEKTRNLYDIVENLGAVYKLIAVTVLIHLHRNDFVAASKVCQVAMSVDGYAMDECSVLLEELLEGFDQQDQEAINKVLLMPYFTYLDNDYVKLARSLRVPGGGGSRPKKTAGGASGGQDGEEDEEEDEYAGGLL; translated from the exons ATGGCAACAAACAAGAAGACAGCTGAGGCCGAAGAACACGTCCGACAGGCAGAAAAATG cataaaaacttcctggACAAAATGGAAGGCTGATTTTGACGGTGCTGCTCATGAGTATGAAAAAGCAG GCCTCTGCTACCGACATGCCAAGACATATGAGAAAGCTAAGGAGATGTATATGAAGGCAGCAGATTGCCATCGACAATGCAAGGC ATTGTTCCATGCAGGCAAAGCATATGAGCAGGCAGCCGTCGCATTAAAG GATATGAAGGAGTATGAGGAGGCAGTGCATCTGATCAAACGAGCCGCCATGCTGTACAGAGAGCACGGTACTGGGGATACAGCCGCAATCTCACTAGAAAAAGCagcaaa AATGATCGAGACGATAAATGCCTCTGAAGCCTGCAACCTGTACATCTCAGCCAGTGAAATAGCAGAG AATGAGGAAAGGTTAAGACAAGCTGTGGAGTTGTTGAGTAAAGCAGCTAGACTCTCAGTCAAGGCAAGAGACTTTGACAAGGCTCTCCAACTACTTGAAAAAACAAGAAATCTGTACGACATTGTGGAGAACTTAGGAGCTGTTTATAAG TTAATAGCTGTGACTGTACTTATCCATCTACACCGTAATGACTTCGTTGCTGCTAGCAAAGTCTGCCAGGTAGCCATGAG CGTTGATGGGTACGCCATGGATGAATGTTCAGTGCTTCTAGAGGAGCTTCTGGAAGGCTTTGACCAACAGGATCAAGAAGCCATCAACAAGGTCCTCTTGATGCCCTACTTCACCTATCTGGATAATGAT TATGTGAAGCTTGCTAGGTCACTTCGTGTACCGGGTGGTGGAGGAAGTCGGCCCAAGAAGACTGCCGGGGGTGCATCAGGAGGACAAGATGGGGAGGAGGATGAGGAGGAGGATGAGTACGCTGGTGGACTCCTTTAA